The following are encoded together in the Kribbella sp. CA-293567 genome:
- the rpsR gene encoding 30S ribosomal protein S18: MAKIIRKPKKKVCGFCKDKATYVDYKDTGLLRKFISDRGKIRARRVTGNCVQHQRDVAIAIKNAREVALLPYTSTAR, translated from the coding sequence ATGGCCAAGATCATTCGGAAGCCGAAGAAGAAGGTCTGCGGCTTCTGCAAGGACAAGGCAACGTACGTCGATTACAAGGACACCGGCTTGCTGCGCAAGTTCATCTCCGACCGCGGCAAGATCCGCGCGCGTCGGGTGACGGGCAACTGCGTCCAGCACCAGCGCGATGTCGCCATTGCCATCAAGAACGCTCGCGAGGTGGCTTTGCTGCCTTACACGAGCACCGCTCGTTGA